gaagctagaaataaaaaaagtcatgcAGAGATGccatattttattgacattaaaAAGCCCAGTCAGACCCTTAAATCTGCATAATTGTCATAAAAGTAGCCACGTTTTTAGCGTTGGATTGAGGGAGGttcctttctgtgtgtgcgtgaaatAATAATTGCTCTTTTTAGAGGCTGAAGTGGGATGCTGCTGATGCTTAACACGTTACATTCTACAGTTAAAACTTTACCTTTTCAGTGTTTCCAGAGGCTCCTTTCTGGTGATTACACCTGTTTCAGGGTCAACGGTGGTGAAAATGCATCTGGAAACAACGAACACAGGTGAGTTTGAATCCATCCTGGTAACCCTAAATCTCTAGtcataaaaacatcaaataGACACTAGAATTTAATTTGTACCCAGGTAAAAATGCGTCGCAGCTTTGGATTAATTGTTGTGCATAAATGAAGCGATTCTGTCTCTGAATAAACTAAATCAGTGTGAAGCATCAACTGTGTTACCGTCCACATGACATCGCACGCTGTAGCCGCACGTTGCCAATCTGGATCTTGTCCCACGAATCCTGAAAAAGCCGAgcagttggtttttttttttggagttgGAGATAAAATTAGTCAACACTGCTCACACTGAAAAGGGCGACGGATTAGTCAGAAGTAAAAGGTCCAAATGATCATTTACAAAACCTCGTGGGCTGTAGTGTGGAGAGACATACGACAATCTAATATTTACATGACTGCCTTGATGCGTTTTTCTTTGTTCACGTAAAATCAAGATTTTTGACCTTGAAGCCAAACAGAGGAatcagcagaaagaaagaaattggaGCAATATTTGCAGAACACACCTCGTCGAACGCTCCACAGTCACTGATGACAATGTTTGGGCGGAAACGCTCTATCGTGACGTCCTCTTCTAATTTTTTGTTGAGATCCTTGACAGAGGCCTCGGACAGCAGCATCACAGGTCCCATATCTGCATAGACCACCTCCTACAACGCCACAAATACAATCACAGATATAATTAAACATCCTGTTCTCTTGTATGCATACAGGGTTGTTTCTGGTAACACCTATCCAAATATATAGTGTgaactgtttacatttttatcttttaaaaccTCCTTACAACCTCTCGTCATTACTTCTCTGCTCAGTGTCAAGTCACTGTTGATCTCAGCCCAGTCAATCATTGCTTCAGTTGTACTGAGAGGCGTATAATTAACTGTATTTTACTGGATCTGGTTACTGCAAGCTGTTAATCTTTagcaatattttaaatgagacaaaataaaaagagattttGATGAAATATTACTTTTTGATTTGGTTATTGGTCCTGACGAAGGCATTTGGAAATGTGAGAAATCCGAAGGTAATTTCGGCTTAAACAGTTTCTGAATCAGATAAATGGTGTAACAGCTAAAGGAACAGCCAGAAATATATtaatctgttgttttgtttctcaaaaAGGTTGATGGTAAAGATGACATAAACGtgagaaatatgtatttaaggAGTCATAGACCATTAGAGCCTTAATATCTGGGGATGAAAAGCAGCGCAGACTTCCAGCGCATGGGCCTGGTCTTGTTTACCTCGATTGGTGAGGGAAGAGGCTTGCTCTCCTCCGACCTCCTGGCCGTCATCTCTGGTTCATAGTGCACTAGGCGAAAGGTTTTCTCCTCCCCCAGATAACGAGTGAGCCAGCGAGACGGTTCGTCGCCACAATCCCTTCCCTGAATGTCGACTCCAAACACTCTGcgggacaaaaacaacaagaagcaTTCATACCCGTCTGAAAATAGAACAAATGTAGAAGATATTAGTATTGTAAAGTGTCATCAACGATATCTAACATATCTATTATGAGCCTCTCTTAGGAATAATAGGTTGTATTAAAGTCCTTGGATGACAACATTAGCAGATATTACAGCTGCAAAATAAATCAAGACTATTTCTTgcagaaaaaaagccaaatatttACTGGGTCCAGCTTCTCACATGAGAAGATTTacttcttttctctgtttttataGGATTGCAAAACTGAATATTTTagggttggacaaaacaagatgtCACCTCGATCTGTGAGAAATTATAAGACAACAGTTTTCTGCCTTTTAGATGAGAGATTATTAGATTTCTTGTTGAATACattaaacaagaaaataatctgcagattaatccCTGATGAAAGTTGTTAGTTGAATCCTGAGTATACTTTAACCATCTGCATCTctctcaaaacattttaaaaggtgaCTAATGCGCTCCAGGACatgaacatatttttaaaaaaacagacttgtgatattttttgttaattcTTGAATCAAACTGCAAATGTTTCCTGTCTCTCGACACAGTCGAGGTCAAATAAAAGGCAAACAATAAACAGGTCAAATTAAACTCTGATGTGACACCTGCAGTCGATGATGGCGTTGTCGGACTGTTTGATGGGGAATCTCAGCTCCTCCATGTTTGGGCCGTTCAGACAGACCTGACCTCGCTGGCTGGTCAGGGACACCAGCACCATACTGGGCTGCTGTCGGCCCGTCACCATGTGGCCGTCCTCCGTGACCACCATCCAGTGCCTGCAGTCAAAACAAAGAGAGCCTTGGACTTCCCCTCAACTGCACAATTTGGCATCCCTGGATCAAATCCAACCTCCAGGCACTAAATGCGCACACTGAGCCCTCACAGATTTTCCTAGCGAAGTTACAGAAAGGGAACCGGTGACGTCACGTGTTGCCACGGATACAGCGTGGCTGCAGACTCATCCGTAAATCCCATATTTACATCAATTGTATTTTTATCCACTGTTTAGAAATGGATCTGGGATTCATACACAAAACACGTTTCTGCAAAAGAGACTGCACTAGTGAGATTTACAATTGATCCTGCAATTTCCTTCTATTTAACATTGTCTCAATGTTTGGACAGGTAAATTAAATATGGGCACAAAATTATCACCAGTTAAATGCTGGTAAAATATTCAAGTGGGTGGTGGATTTCCTTtacctacaaaaaaaaataaacaactagCAATGTTAATCTATTGAGTGGCTGGTAAAATAATGAACATTTACTAGTCATTTGAAAGAAGAGAAGCTAATTTTGCACCCTGCCTGCAAGGTTGAAGAGCCGCTTCAAGTTTCGAAAGAAAGCCACCACAAAAGTAAAAGTTGAATGGTTTctagaatctttttttttcaattaggCAATGACAACATAGTCTATATTTAAGTGGAATAACTCATAATATCAATAACAACCGTTTATTAAGGTATTGGCTCTCCTGACGGCAGTTTAAGAGAACCACAAGTGCACCATCTCAATAACACAGTTCAATAAaaggaacaacaacacagtgCCATAGTATTAATCCTACATCCAAATGTTGCTTGAGTAAACGTATCAGCTCAATATACTAGTATCAAAAGTAATATTCATGAAGGAGAACGGTCCCTTTTAGAGGATTTTTTTTCAGAGCCCCCAAAAGTCCCAaaagattatatattttttttttaatattgtgcaacaaaatcaaaacaaatattttgggGTGATTAGCCTACAATTGTGGATTTATTGAGGTAAAGTATTATCTGATTTAATTctgatatattgtatatattattatcttattCATTTTCTTCTATGCAGCTTTGTACATATGTGTATAGTATTTATTCGtaattttattgtaattttcttatattatatatttagatttctAGATTTGtatgtacttttattttgttatcttATTTTCTCTTACTATGTTTATGTCATGCAACAATACACTAAATCAAACTCCTTGTACTTGAAACCTATAGATAGTTTTGACTATTTGATGAACTTTTGAGTAGTTTAAAGAGCTCCTTTCAGTTCTAACCTGCACACACCTGTGTGAGCGTTTAACCTTTAATAATATGTCCCCAATTATACAAGTTGATCACATGTTCtgcatgtaaaaacaaaagtaggAGCACATGTTGTAGAATATGTCCCCAAGACAGAAGAAGTATAAAGTAGGCAGACGAGGCAGAAACTGTTCTCCTTCTTTGGAAAGTGAATTAACTCAACTTTCCACctcaacaatgtcaacacgtgtTGAAAGCCTCCCAAACACTCACCGGTCCTGCATGTCGCCCAACTTCAAACCCCTCCGTTGGCATTCTGCCAGAGTCACAGACACCGCTTTGCCAGATTTCAGTGGGTGAATGAGGAGCTTCGACACCACTCCCACGCGAACAACTTTTTCTGGCTTTCGCAGGTATTTATATCCGAGACCAACAAATCCCAGAACTGCAACAACGCCGACGGTTAGAATAGCAGCTTTCCCATTGCAGGCTAACGCGTTCACAGCCGGCTCCATGTTGGACAGTTTGACGGTAAAGTGACGTTAAAGTGACAGGAgcctcataaaaaaaaaaagtctggtaCGCCAACCTGTTTCTGTCGCTTATACCATTAaaactgtggggggggggggggttacgttTTTATACGTAACGTTACGCAACTAACGTTACCTGAACGTAACTCCAGTTCTATGACGACGTGCGGAGCCCCTTTGTCGGAAGAGGCGGGgctttttggtaaaaaaaaaaaaatgatatggtCAACcgcaaaaaaatgaaataaacaatttaaactATTTTGGTCTTTGACATAGATAGTCAGGTCTTTGGCCAAAGTAGAAAACAGCAGATGGTCCAGTCACAGGGGGTCAATACAGGGATTTGTCGAATGGATACTCCTTATGTTGCTTTTCTGTGCACATCTAATGGATGAAGGCAGCTCCAGGGCACCGGGCCACGTCTTGTTTGATGTTGCAGTGACAAGCACATTTTGATTATAACACAGTCGTAATAGCTCTACTTTCAGCAGCAACTGACACTTATATTTCTGTTCTTGGTGCATACAACAATTTGATTTgtggtattatttatttatagcttAGACTCGAacatttccttcactgtcaGGCTTTTTCCTTCATTATTGCTGCACTACTGTTATATGACAGAAGTTTATTGGAAAAAGACTGCATGTATCGAGTGTAAATTGAAACGTGACACAGGCCTTTGAaggaaaacacataaaaaatgAGGAATAGTTTTTTGTAAGATATACAAATGCAATGTTGTGAAATAGCATTTGCACATTTGTccttaaaataaagttaattttaCACCTTGAGATCTCTAAAATGATTCTATATTCAAGGGAAActaataattgtttttcttgtaCCCGTAAGCCAAACTGGTTGTGCATAACCTCCACATACCGTATTTTATTCTTTTGGACCGAACAAGACAGATAGCACCTGGAatccacacagaaacacaagtgCACTTGTGATTTCCAAACCCCACATAACTCACGAGAGAAATAAAACGTACAAGGTAAATAAAGCCAGACATAGCCAACTCGTTTACAGGGGTGGACCGAAGAGCAGAAACAGAATTACAAAGGCAATACAGTATCCATTTAGCAGCAATTTAAGCACCTAGTGTCTATTTTTACTTCATAAAAATGGTGATTTAGGACACCAGTTCAAACGTATACATTTTGTTAATTGGTATTCAATGCAACTCCCTTGTGAAgcactaaaaaacaaacacccaaCAGCTCAATTTAAGTAAAGATATCTGTTCGTTCGTTATTCATTGAATTTGGTAAACTCCTATTCTCCATGTATGTTTAGTTTGCTTTTCGACAAAATGTCCATATTCTTTATATGATTATAACCAAAATACATTGTTCTTTTCAAAAAAACGTtttgaacattttaagaaaAATTATTTGGATATTATGTACTCTTAAAATAAAGCGTCACCATATAACCAAGCTGAATCagcatctcaacaaaaaaaacaacaatattagtAGTGTTCTGGTGTCCTATTTAGAAACTATATATTAACACCTTTTCTAAAACATTATTTGCTGCCGTAAGTGTTGTTGCTATTTTGTCCACCCCCTGCTCGCTGTATGTACCATATGATGATATAATATACATACCGCCACACAAACCATGACATAAGGATACGCCGCCATACTTTGGGCTCGTGACTAACCTGCTGTAGTTTGTCCGGAACTGGACTTCAGTCAGAAAGCCGAGGGGGAAACCATCTGGACCAAAGGCCATTTCTATACATTCAGCAGGCTTTTCTCACACCGCACAGGGGCATAAACAGCATGAAGATGGTAACATCACATGACGACATCTTATATACAATAGTTACACTGTATACAGAAATTCACAAATCTTATCCGTAAATGATAATTTGTTTAAAAGGTGATCAGGACATCCAGTAAAACAACATTGAAACTCAAAAACTGTTtttggacacaaaaaaaaccaacatgtatttaatgttttcaaTAGATGTACTTGAATAAAATAGgacaatattgttttaaattctTAGCGAGTTAAGatttttaatatacaatattttaagTACTCTGTGTGTTCAAGTACTAATTTGCCCCTTGTCAACTTCAAACATTATCTTATCCAAATATCCTGTTCATGCTTGCTTGGCGAAGTTATAAAACTAATACAGTACTTCCATAAAATATACAGTCGGCTGTTGATTTTAGGGTCACTTATTGTTAAAAGCAAGTCAAGAGCAGAAAGCATCTGTTATCATGTGCAAACAGTACTTATATCCATCGACCAGGTACAGTCCATCACAGCAGGTCTGATCTGAATCAAATATGAATCAAAAGGTATTTGAGAGTAATTTCTGGCACTTGTTTTTATGTCCATTGTGTGCCACACATGGGTGTTCAAATCTTTCCACAGTCCCGTCATCCTGACCCATGTTTTAATTGTGTGGTACTTGTAccttacttgagtatttctagctttatgtttttctatcatttttttctaatggccatcagggggcgactcctctggttgcagtGTCGAAAATACACGAGGGCCCCTAAGAAATATCATTTTGCCCCTGATATCACTAGTAGAGGGACTGGTGCTCTTTTACAAATAAGCCACtcgtatgtatatgtacatatttattatttgtctacactgtacatatcatttaatatttgttttcattttctgaaaaattggttgtgaatttaatttaattcatctatgtatagcccttttattacgttttttaaaaattgttatgtatgttataatatataaaaaaactataattgttaatagttgtttaaaaaaatgtataacaataaataaccacaaagaaataagaataacatttattatgattgtctgatttctgtgttgaaaaaaatctaagaaaacacttctgtagactactgcctaatagtcttcttattgtcatttgatgacagttgctcatatactgtaagcctaaataagtatatttattattttgaacaaaggttaaatgttatttcacaagtttcaaaaaCTGCCcctaatttttttataaatgcccctggatttcagtcagtgggggcaaaaattgcccccgaaaaaaaatgtaaatttccTACCctgtctggttgtatagaagcctatgaaaaaaattactctacttctcacttgatttagtacctaagtaaacattgtaaacatgagtttatggtcttaatcaagtcttcttcaatccAGCTTTAAATCATGAATTTAACATGAAccctttcagtgtgtttttggggttgtgaaagtttattttaacatttttctCCCTACGAAtgtagctccaccctcttgtatCACTTCTGGTTGAGAAAAGCCAATATGGTGACGGCCAAAAACTAAATATGGTGACGGCCAAAAAtaccaaactcaaggcttcaaatcCATAGTCCACAAAACAATGGGTGTTGTCACCTTTCTTATATACATACAGTCTCTGTATTCTATACTTCACAACatgttaaagaaaaacatttgactttttacaCTTTTCCATTTTTCTGAAAGCTTTAGTTTTACTCTAAATATTAAGATTTTGCATTaaaattatttgattaatttataaaatacaatgtatttCTAAAGTGGCTTGTGTTTCCTTGCAAAACAACCAGCATCTAATTCAAGCCCCGTATGACATTTGAGATGTAAATGAGTTGTTAGTATATTATCTTAGCCTTTTGCACAGCAAATCTGCTCGCGATAAATAAAGTTAATCATATCTTAATGTATATGGTACTACAGCACTCACAGGACAAGAATGCAGGACCTTTACTTGTCATAAAGTATTTCCATATTACTGCACTCCTACCTTTACTATGGCAAAGGATCCTCTATGATGGATTTCTCACCGTGTGATTGTTGaactttagtttaaaaaaataataaaatccctcataataaaataatgaaagtgTACCTCTTTTGATTGACAAAATGTGTCTACCAGAAATAAACTTAACGTGATGTCACATCACGTCGcctacaaaacaaaatacacaacttAACACCGAGATAAGCCAAGAAGTACAAGAAATTGTATCCAAGGGTGgattttgtttccttctcttccaTCAATCAGAGATCAAGTCTATTGTGGCATAATTATCTGTGATTGACAACCATTTTGTCAACCATTGTCCAAACACAGAAAACCTCTTTCCATCTGCCACTCCAAACTGCTCCTAAAAATAGTTTTCATCGGCTGTTTGATCCAGATGTGATTTGGACAGCTCTGCACACTTCATGTCTGAATAGCTCACGTATTTTGTTCGACAGTCAGACTTGTGTGACGCGTCATCGTCCTCCAGCTCAAATGAGCagagtggagagaaaaaaagccgaGCAGATTCACACTCCAAACATGTACCTTGAATTCATCATTTCTGTTATTCTGTGTTTTCAGCTGCTGTTTTTGACGGATTGTTGACGAAGTGtttagcttaaaaaaaaaaatctgttgaCAATTTGTGGAATACACTCATTTGTGTTAGATgagaaaatgtatgtatgtataagtaTTTGTCTTAATTAGCTTATGAggtaatgcaaaaaaaataacgGAAAGTAATCAAGTTACTTTACTTTAGGTTACAGATCTTCTCATCTGGCAGGAACGTAAATAAGCAAATGTTGAACTGttcctgtaaacacacaatATGCAGCATGTTAATATGCGACTCGAGTTTTACCTTCGGTCGGAGCCAGGTTAGCTGGTTTTCCTGCTACCGGCTGTTATTCTAAGCTATTCACTTCCTAGCTCCAGCTCCATATGCAGATTTGACAAAATCAAAAATTTAAATATTGTTGATTTAGCCCGCTGATTTTTTCGAAGAGCTTTGTTGTGTTTAACAAGTCCagttcagtgtgtgtctacTTGGGTTAGTGCAGTTTCACTGCGTTAGGGGTATGTCATCGTGATTTTTTTGAACTTTTCCACTTGTGACATTACATAACGCTGCAGCAGTTTGGACAGAGAACTCTGAAAATCATAATAACAGAGGCAGCTACACAGAAAATAATGAGTCATATcgagttatgtgtgtgtgtgtgtgtgtgtgtgtgtgtgtgtgtgtgtgtgtgtcagctttaGTACAGTTCTGACTATCACGATTTGTTGGAATAAGGTTTTAGGGCAACATGAGGCGACTCGAAACCAGAAATCTGAAATTGTGCAGCAATCAGTCACAAATACAACGAAGGAAAACTACAACTTCAAAGGAATAACCCCcgatttaaattaacaaaagcactACATTGGGAATTACTCCAGAGCTGAGCTGTTTTATCTCGCCATATTTTATTGTGCTGTCGCTCAAATCGACTGGACAATGAACATCTTTCCCAGCAGCGCCTTGTGCTCACTGTACACCTCATGCACTGCAACGTGTTCACATGACTTCTCACACAATTACATCTCAAGTCAAAACGTTGCATTTCTTAAAACACAGTAACTCTTTGCTGTTTACAGTACTGTATGCCCTTTTGTGTGTCCTACTGTTTACTAGGATTATAGCACCACAAACATGTCAATGTTGTGAGGACCACCAAGCATCTGTTATCCCCTCTGTGCTGTACTGAAAAGCTCTGCGTTGAAAGGCTAGACGGAGCTGCGTCTCTTACACATCCTGAACGGGGAGAGAATGTGGAGGCCCGATGTTATGGAGCTTATGCTCGAACACTGACGCGGACTGCAGACGCAGCCCGTTGATCCGGGCTCCATGTAGTGGGGACAGTTACTGTTCTGCTGCATGTAGGCATCGGAGAACGTCAGCTCCTGAGGGATCATGGTGGGTATGGAGCCCTGCAGCTTCTCCTTGCTCCGGTACCACAAGCAGGAGCATATAGTCTGGAAATGCAGCACCTCGGTGTAGGCACCTTTTAAATCTCGGGCCTTGGCGGACTCGTCCGCCACAGGTGTGGAAGAGGTCGAGGCCGAGAACGGCAGCAGGCGAGCCACCTCCCCTCTGGGCTTGCCGACGGACATCAGGGCCCGCTGCTTGGCGTCCCTGCGCTCGTCCTCGGTGTTCATGGTCAGGAAGCGAAGCACCACCAGGTTCAGGAAGGCGCCGATCACCGTCAGGCCCGTCAGGATGTAGACGAAGCAGAAGGCCACGTACCGGGGGTCGTTCTGCAGCGCGTCGTCCCTCTGCAGAGCCACGTAGTCTCCGAACCCGATGGTGGTGAGCGTGATGAAGCAAAAGTAGAAGGCGTGGAGGAAGCTCCATCCCTCGCAGTGGGAGAACGCCACGGCTCCCACGCATAGCGTGCTCATGCAAGAGAAGAAGCCCACCGTCACCATGTTCGCCATGGAGACCTCGGTGTGGCGCATCGCCAGGCACTTCTTGGCTTGGTGCAGCAGGTACCTGACAAACGTGTTGATCCGCTCGCCCAGGCTCTGGAACATGACCAGGGTGAGCGGGATCCCCAGGAGGGCGTAGAACATGCAGAACACTTTCCCTGAGTCGGTGCTGGGCGCAGCATGGCCGTAACCTGAGGGGGCAGACGTCACAGTTTTACACCTCAGACACGtgatgttgtgtgttgtctgaGCAGCTCTGATGCAGAGAGGCAATTAGACATCAAGCTCCTatgatacaattattatttcatCTTGACGTAATTTAATAggaaaccaacacacactcccagTTAATGAAACTGGTTGGTGACAAAAGCTGGCAACGTCTACATCACCTTGCATCAGATCAGCCAATAGCTAAATGTAATTACCAAAGTTGGTTTTCAACCAGTAGAGGGCAGTCACTAtgaatatttattacattatgtagAAATAAAACACTGCTAAATACACATGCATTGGTTTTCCACTGAATAAAACGCCTTTAGGGACTTTAGTTACTCCCAAAGCCAAAGAATTAAGAAAGAAGGAACagttatattaatttatttaaccaggaaatcTTCATTTAGATACAATTATTCTAGTAATTCGATTTTGAGGGTTTCTTGGTAAAGAAagacagcaaaaacaaaaagttactGACAAACAACATAAGACAAATGTAAccaaatatttcacaaaataaaacagaaatgtgattCCAAAATCACGAAGACACATTTTGAATAAAGTCATGTGAGGATTTCATCATATGGTGCCGTAAAACAACCCAAGACGTGtctaaaaatattaaataacttAAATCAAATCTAccgaaaatgtgttttaaccttttttgGTCATAAgtcataaatgtatttaaaaaagcttTACTGCTGTtgtgaagacattttttttaaatcctcaaaGACTCTtttaatcaactggggaagcaCAACGAAAATATTAATGCaccgtaaaaaaacaaaaaaaacaggcacCATCTTTGTTTCCCAAATGTATGCAAAGTATTTGATACACGTGATTTgcaatacatacattttaaaccAGTAAATGGTTTAGCTTCAGCAGTGAGAGACATCCCATCAAAGAGAAGATTAATTTTGCCATTGGTTGTTTTTATAAGAAGGGTTTTATTCAAATTCCTCATTTAAACCACAAGATGACACCGAGTCTCTATTTATGCTAAAACCCTTTAGATGAGATTTAGGTTTCTTCAATAGTTTTTCGTTATTTGAATCGAGGGTCTAAGGACAGACGCTGTAAAGCTGCTTGAGGAAAATCTGTAATTTGTTATATTAGGCTATATCAATTAGAGCAAAGAGATTTGTtatttcagttgttttttttggtaaaaCTATAAAGGAGTGAGCATTAAACTATACTAGTTATATGGTACTTAAAGTACCAAACGTATGATGCAAAATGGCTCATTTCAGAACAATGTGTGATAcattattggattataattatcAAGGCATGAATGTGCTAATGAATCAGCTCAATTTAAATACTTGGtcaaaccccccacccccccccccccccccccccccccccccccccccccccaggattAATAAAGTCTTATCTTAACATATaataaattatcataattaattTGCTGATTATATTTGGTATTATTTATCCCAATCTGCTATAAGGAACTAACTTGTAGtatagtagaagtataaagtagcagaacatTAACATAGTACACTCAAATAAAGTACAAGTGCCTCATAATTGTGCTTATGTGCGGTATTATTGAGTAAAAGTAGCTCGACTCATAAATGATATGCACATACTGAGACACAGGTGGGGACACTGAGCATCTTTACACTATAATCAAGAGACTTCCGGCTCACCTATCGTCGTGATCACAGTGATGGCGAAGTAAAAAGACCCGGCGAACTTCCACTGGACCCCGGCTTTGTGAGGCTTGAGCTGCAGGACGACGTGCTCCAGCTCCTCGAAGTTCCCTTTGGTCAAGTTGTATTTGCGCATGAGCTCGTGCTTTCTGGCGTCGAGCCTCCTCTTGTGACTCTTCTCCTGCTTCGACTCCAGGGTCTCGAAGACGGCCGCTCCC
The genomic region above belongs to Cyclopterus lumpus isolate fCycLum1 chromosome 22, fCycLum1.pri, whole genome shotgun sequence and contains:
- the kcnk3b gene encoding potassium channel subfamily K member 3, which produces MKRQNARTLALIISILTYLVVGAAVFETLESKQEKSHKRRLDARKHELMRKYNLTKGNFEELEHVVLQLKPHKAGVQWKFAGSFYFAITVITTIGYGHAAPSTDSGKVFCMFYALLGIPLTLVMFQSLGERINTFVRYLLHQAKKCLAMRHTEVSMANMVTVGFFSCMSTLCVGAVAFSHCEGWSFLHAFYFCFITLTTIGFGDYVALQRDDALQNDPRYVAFCFVYILTGLTVIGAFLNLVVLRFLTMNTEDERRDAKQRALMSVGKPRGEVARLLPFSASTSSTPVADESAKARDLKGAYTEVLHFQTICSCLWYRSKEKLQGSIPTMIPQELTFSDAYMQQNSNCPHYMEPGSTGCVCSPRQCSSISSITSGLHILSPFRMCKRRSSV
- the marc1 gene encoding mitochondrial amidoxime-reducing component 1: MEPAVNALACNGKAAILTVGVVAVLGFVGLGYKYLRKPEKVVRVGVVSKLLIHPLKSGKAVSVTLAECQRRGLKLGDMQDRHWMVVTEDGHMVTGRQQPSMVLVSLTSQRGQVCLNGPNMEELRFPIKQSDNAIIDCRVFGVDIQGRDCGDEPSRWLTRYLGEEKTFRLVHYEPEMTARRSEESKPLPSPIEEVVYADMGPVMLLSEASVKDLNKKLEEDVTIERFRPNIVISDCGAFDEDSWDKIQIGNVRLQRAMSCGRCIFTTVDPETGVITRKEPLETLKSYRQCEPAEKHIYKTSPLFGQLHNVMKTGILQVGDVVYKISR